In Candidatus Rokuibacteriota bacterium, a single window of DNA contains:
- a CDS encoding HlyD family secretion protein, with amino-acid sequence MRRKFFIGLAVLVGLAAVGYGLHAWNFSATHVWTDDAYVEGTVSPVSAKVAGHVTELLVNDNQPVRKGDLLLRIDPNDYLAKRDQARAAVAMAEASLRAARSEVPLTHETTRAQIDQARAGVEVAVVAVQSSESAVQEARARLDAKRAAAEAARAELSGARSAYRKASRELERMRRLLKDGYVSQREFDQAEEAFETTGATTEAGQRRLAQSEKEVQQAEAELTARTLGVEQARQRVSEARAALARAEGQRHQVAVKEAEAGRAEARLKEAHADLAYAELQLPHTEVRAPVGGIVSRRNVEVGQLVQMGQPLMAIVPLHDVWVVANFKETQLARLRPGMKAQIRVDSFPGQTFIGAVESISAGTGSRFSLLPPENATGNWVKVVQRVPVKIHLDSKEDSNPHTLRAGMSAVVTIRVR; translated from the coding sequence AGCCACCCACGTCTGGACCGACGATGCGTACGTCGAGGGAACCGTCTCGCCGGTGAGCGCGAAGGTGGCCGGCCATGTCACCGAGCTTCTCGTGAACGACAACCAGCCCGTCAGGAAGGGTGATCTCCTCCTCCGCATCGACCCGAATGACTACCTCGCCAAGCGCGACCAGGCCCGTGCCGCGGTTGCCATGGCCGAGGCGAGCCTGCGCGCGGCGCGGTCGGAGGTGCCGCTGACGCACGAGACCACGCGGGCACAGATCGACCAGGCCCGTGCAGGGGTCGAGGTCGCCGTCGTGGCGGTCCAATCGAGCGAGTCCGCCGTCCAGGAGGCGCGGGCGCGGCTCGACGCCAAGCGCGCGGCGGCGGAGGCCGCGCGGGCCGAGCTGAGCGGGGCTCGGAGCGCCTATCGGAAGGCCAGCCGGGAGCTCGAGCGGATGCGACGCCTGCTGAAAGACGGGTACGTCTCCCAGCGCGAGTTCGATCAGGCCGAAGAGGCCTTCGAGACCACAGGGGCGACGACCGAGGCGGGCCAGCGCCGGCTCGCCCAGAGCGAGAAGGAGGTCCAGCAGGCGGAGGCCGAGCTGACCGCCCGCACGCTCGGCGTCGAGCAGGCGCGCCAGCGGGTCTCCGAGGCCCGGGCCGCGCTGGCACGGGCGGAGGGCCAGCGCCATCAGGTGGCCGTCAAGGAGGCTGAGGCCGGGCGAGCGGAGGCGCGGCTGAAAGAGGCTCATGCCGATCTCGCCTACGCCGAGCTGCAGCTCCCCCACACGGAGGTCCGCGCCCCGGTGGGCGGGATCGTGTCCAGGCGGAACGTGGAGGTGGGGCAGCTCGTCCAGATGGGCCAGCCCCTGATGGCGATCGTCCCGCTCCACGACGTCTGGGTCGTCGCCAACTTCAAAGAGACTCAGCTCGCGCGGCTCCGGCCGGGGATGAAAGCCCAGATCAGGGTGGACAGCTTTCCCGGCCAGACGTTCATCGGCGCCGTCGAGTCGATCAGCGCCGGAACCGGCTCGCGCTTTTCCCTCCTCCCGCCCGAGAACGCGACGGGGAACTGGGTCAAGGTGGTGCAGCGGGTCCCGGTGAAGATCCACCTGGACTCCAAGGAGGACAGCAACCCCCACACGCTTCGCGCGGGGATGTCTGCGGTCGTCACCATCCGAGTAAGATAG